One Methylophilus sp. TWE2 DNA segment encodes these proteins:
- a CDS encoding VOC family protein, with protein MLNLEVTEIKAFVPSKNFEVSKQFYKDMGFTMASEGGGVAYFHFAHVSFLLQDFCAENLAENFMMHLLVQDVDSWWAHIEQSDIVNRYGVKIWPIQLQSWGMRDFCITDPSGVLWRIGQNVD; from the coding sequence ATGCTTAATCTCGAGGTCACTGAAATCAAAGCGTTTGTCCCTTCCAAGAACTTTGAGGTTTCCAAACAGTTTTACAAAGACATGGGATTCACCATGGCCTCGGAAGGCGGCGGGGTGGCTTATTTCCACTTTGCGCATGTGAGTTTTTTGTTACAGGATTTTTGCGCAGAAAACCTGGCGGAGAATTTTATGATGCATTTGCTGGTGCAGGATGTGGATTCCTGGTGGGCGCACATTGAGCAGAGCGATATCGTCAATCGATATGGCGTGAAGATTTGGCCGATTCAGCTGCAAAGCTGGGGGATGCGTGATTTCTGTATCACAGACCCTTCAGGTGTGTTATGGCGGATTGGGCAAAACGTCGATTAA
- a CDS encoding DUF2306 domain-containing protein, giving the protein MTYQQLAYIHLATIVPAFLLGSVLLASRKGTSDHRVLGRIYLMLMLITGLITLLMPSQVGPQVLGHFGFIHAFSLLTLYSVPAAYFAARHGNIKAHRGYMIGLYIGGILIAGAFSFAPGRMLHHLLLGVS; this is encoded by the coding sequence ATGACATACCAACAACTTGCATACATCCATTTAGCGACAATCGTGCCAGCGTTTTTGCTGGGGAGCGTGTTGCTGGCTAGCAGAAAAGGGACTTCTGACCATAGAGTTCTAGGAAGAATTTATCTCATGCTCATGCTGATCACGGGGTTAATCACCCTGTTGATGCCCTCCCAAGTGGGCCCGCAGGTATTGGGTCATTTCGGATTTATACATGCTTTTAGCTTGCTCACGCTATACTCGGTACCCGCTGCTTATTTTGCTGCCCGCCATGGCAATATCAAGGCTCATCGAGGTTATATGATAGGCCTCTATATTGGTGGCATTTTAATCGCCGGGGCATTTTCTTTTGCACCGGGGCGAATGCTGCATCATCTGCTGTTGGGCGTGAGTTAG
- a CDS encoding PQQ-dependent sugar dehydrogenase: MALAASDDTTPRLLLSGSDAAEAEKEAKKEPEPPRITSVFGTQPLKEFKLPFEDQYPSGPFERLDKKLFLFISKCGDVFFVRQNEGMELVKPGKALAKFIPGDETSSDESSSKQLVYCKELSGVKDSLLVGKTLYVAYTTWDEANNGVRLAVSEFAVDIENSEVSFDREIYISRPAIKEPILGHQVGGKLALGENERTLYLSLGDFSKPDRVQDKTTSLGKVVRIDLQRLNAEVYASGFRSPSGGLFYDRESNELWLTDHGPRGGDEINLIKRGKNYGWPNVSYGTIYERDGIGGYYGNKFNSHEGYEKPQMTFLPSIGIGPLVKYPSTGRNDFWDNDLFVAGMGNTTLYRVRKEGTNLVYAEPVLNGYRIRAIQIDQNGTFYLKTDHNQLLISEQE; the protein is encoded by the coding sequence GTGGCCTTAGCCGCCAGCGATGATACAACTCCTAGATTGTTGCTCTCTGGCAGTGACGCGGCAGAAGCAGAAAAAGAAGCTAAAAAAGAACCTGAGCCACCGCGAATTACCTCAGTATTCGGTACTCAACCCCTCAAAGAATTCAAATTACCTTTTGAAGACCAATATCCGTCAGGTCCCTTCGAGCGCTTGGATAAAAAACTGTTTCTGTTTATCAGTAAATGCGGTGATGTGTTTTTTGTCCGCCAGAATGAGGGCATGGAATTGGTCAAACCCGGTAAGGCGTTGGCCAAATTTATTCCTGGAGACGAGACCTCGTCTGACGAAAGCAGTAGCAAGCAACTGGTTTACTGCAAGGAATTATCCGGTGTGAAAGACTCCTTGCTGGTAGGTAAAACGCTCTATGTGGCTTATACCACTTGGGATGAAGCCAATAATGGGGTGCGGCTGGCAGTCAGTGAGTTTGCCGTGGATATTGAAAATAGCGAAGTCAGTTTTGATCGCGAAATTTATATCAGTCGCCCGGCCATTAAAGAGCCAATCCTGGGGCACCAGGTCGGTGGCAAACTGGCGTTGGGAGAGAATGAGCGTACCTTGTACCTGAGTTTGGGTGACTTTTCCAAACCTGACCGGGTTCAAGATAAAACGACTTCTTTAGGTAAGGTGGTACGTATTGATTTGCAGCGTTTGAATGCTGAGGTTTATGCCTCAGGCTTTCGCTCGCCTTCTGGAGGCTTGTTCTATGACCGCGAAAGCAATGAATTATGGCTCACCGACCATGGGCCGCGCGGAGGTGATGAGATTAACCTGATCAAACGTGGTAAAAATTATGGCTGGCCAAATGTCAGTTATGGCACGATTTACGAGCGTGATGGCATAGGCGGCTATTACGGCAATAAATTCAATAGCCATGAAGGTTATGAAAAACCGCAAATGACCTTCTTGCCGTCGATTGGCATCGGCCCGCTAGTGAAATATCCTTCTACTGGGCGCAATGATTTCTGGGATAACGATTTGTTTGTGGCTGGCATGGGTAATACGACCTTATATCGTGTACGCAAGGAAGGCACTAATCTGGTGTATGCCGAACCAGTATTGAACGGATACCGTATCCGTGCCATCCAGATTGACCAGAATGGGACTTTCTATCTTAAAACGGACCATAATCAGCTGCTGATTTCGGAACAGGAATAA
- a CDS encoding YnfA family protein, whose translation MKGTLVFKTLLLFALTAVAEIIGCYLPYLWLKEGKSAWLLLPAAVSLAAFAWLLTLHPTAAGRIYAAYGGVYIGVAILWLWLVEDLRPSTWDLLGASVAVLGMAIIMFAPRHI comes from the coding sequence ATAAAAGGAACGCTTGTATTTAAAACCCTGTTACTGTTCGCGCTGACTGCGGTCGCCGAAATTATTGGTTGTTACCTGCCATATCTCTGGCTTAAAGAAGGTAAAAGCGCGTGGTTATTATTGCCGGCGGCAGTCAGCCTCGCAGCTTTCGCTTGGCTACTGACCTTGCATCCCACTGCCGCAGGCCGGATTTATGCGGCATATGGTGGCGTGTATATTGGCGTTGCTATTTTATGGTTGTGGCTGGTCGAAGACTTACGGCCGTCAACCTGGGATTTGTTGGGGGCGTCGGTTGCTGTACTAGGCATGGCGATTATCATGTTTGCGCCCAGGCATATCTAA
- a CDS encoding TonB-dependent receptor: MQALPFPKRSPLRLHIAAAFHAVVFAGLTTGLSINFPTVAHAEENQVFDFQIPAGTLENALNTLAKQSAITLTFDAAQVKGKSAPALKKQLTREQALQLLLKDSGLQAKVANGAIIILPRPVPVSNHADTLPEVSVQASKTHSLNALPQPFAGGQVAKASRMGILGNVDIFDTPFSTQSFTEQFVLDQQARRLADIVAADPSTRSAMAEYGDSETYHIRGFPLFTNQVGINGLYGMTDLRRIAPDFYERVDVLKGPASMLNGSSPFGVTGGNINLVSKRAADTPLNRFTASYISDSQFGGHLDLGRRFGEDNAWGVRLNLLARDGDTPISRQSDRMHIGSLAIDYRGEKLTASFDVASQDRLTKGYSANIVYNQGFALPRAMKNDKNYVNDWEFFKGDSHYWMTKVEYEFNPALTAYINYGQAKGNEEYFYAGSQGRRIINSAGDFTARVGGYQGWYEVDTYEVGLRGNLQLGSVSNNYALTYNDFDRIAGGSVVHATGVYTGNIYHSPNLPKPTVNFGVIPQNGDLQLNSIGFINTLGFLQDNVLLTLGARNQSLYSGIFSAGIKTGAYDENKVTPTSALLVKLGNYSLYGNYSEGLSQGATAPNTAVNAGENLAPFVAKQHELGVKYNAGTFGMTAAIFQITQPSAFTNAANRFVNDGEQRNRGLELSTFGQPFSGVRLLGGVTFIDAEQTKTLNGVNDGKDAIGVPKINVVINGEYDIFAFPGLTLTGRISGFSEAQADVSNTQSIPGWTTFDAGARYVTQVSGNKVTLRANIMNLSDKSYWNSVSRGFITMGAPRTALISATIDF; the protein is encoded by the coding sequence ATGCAAGCACTTCCGTTTCCCAAAAGATCTCCACTCCGTCTGCATATTGCTGCGGCTTTTCATGCCGTTGTGTTTGCTGGCCTAACAACAGGCCTTAGCATCAATTTTCCAACAGTAGCGCATGCAGAAGAAAACCAGGTATTTGATTTTCAGATACCTGCCGGCACACTTGAAAATGCACTGAACACATTGGCAAAACAATCAGCCATAACGCTGACATTTGATGCGGCGCAGGTCAAAGGCAAATCAGCCCCCGCGTTAAAAAAGCAACTGACACGTGAACAGGCTTTACAGTTATTGTTAAAAGACAGTGGTTTACAAGCGAAAGTAGCCAATGGCGCTATTATTATCCTACCGAGGCCTGTCCCCGTCTCAAACCATGCAGACACCTTGCCGGAGGTCAGTGTCCAGGCAAGCAAAACGCACTCTCTGAATGCATTACCGCAGCCTTTTGCAGGCGGCCAGGTGGCAAAAGCCAGCCGCATGGGGATTCTGGGCAATGTCGATATTTTTGATACGCCATTCAGTACCCAAAGTTTTACTGAGCAATTTGTACTTGACCAGCAAGCACGGCGCTTAGCCGATATTGTTGCAGCGGACCCTTCCACTAGAAGTGCCATGGCAGAATACGGCGATAGTGAGACCTACCATATCCGCGGCTTTCCCTTATTCACTAACCAGGTTGGGATCAATGGTCTATATGGCATGACAGACTTGCGTCGCATTGCTCCGGACTTTTACGAGCGGGTCGATGTGCTCAAGGGCCCGGCCTCCATGCTGAATGGCAGTAGCCCATTTGGCGTCACCGGCGGCAATATCAACCTGGTTTCAAAACGCGCCGCTGACACTCCGCTCAACAGGTTTACTGCCAGTTATATCTCAGATAGCCAGTTTGGCGGACATCTCGACCTGGGGCGTCGGTTTGGCGAAGACAATGCCTGGGGTGTACGTCTGAACTTGCTGGCGCGTGACGGCGACACCCCTATCAGCCGTCAATCTGACCGTATGCATATTGGTTCACTGGCGATTGATTACCGTGGTGAAAAACTCACGGCAAGTTTCGATGTTGCCAGCCAGGACCGCTTAACCAAAGGATACTCGGCCAACATTGTCTATAACCAGGGCTTTGCACTGCCGCGTGCAATGAAAAATGATAAAAACTATGTCAACGACTGGGAGTTTTTCAAAGGTGACTCACACTACTGGATGACCAAAGTCGAATATGAGTTTAACCCGGCTCTGACTGCCTATATCAATTATGGTCAAGCCAAGGGTAATGAAGAATATTTTTATGCGGGCTCGCAAGGCCGCCGTATTATCAACAGTGCTGGCGATTTCACTGCTCGCGTTGGTGGCTACCAAGGCTGGTACGAAGTCGATACCTATGAGGTTGGCTTACGGGGCAATTTACAACTTGGCAGTGTCAGCAACAATTACGCACTCACTTACAACGATTTTGACCGCATTGCGGGTGGTTCCGTCGTGCATGCAACAGGCGTGTATACCGGCAATATTTACCACAGTCCCAACCTGCCTAAACCTACAGTGAATTTTGGCGTGATTCCACAGAATGGTGACTTGCAATTAAATAGCATTGGTTTCATCAATACTCTTGGTTTCCTGCAAGACAATGTATTACTGACCTTGGGTGCGCGAAATCAATCACTCTATAGCGGTATTTTTTCTGCTGGGATTAAAACAGGCGCTTACGATGAAAATAAAGTGACGCCTACCAGCGCCCTACTCGTTAAACTCGGCAACTACTCCTTGTATGGCAATTACAGTGAAGGCCTGTCACAAGGAGCAACTGCACCAAACACGGCTGTAAATGCAGGCGAAAACCTGGCACCATTTGTGGCAAAACAACATGAGCTTGGTGTGAAATATAACGCAGGCACTTTTGGTATGACTGCTGCCATTTTCCAGATCACGCAACCCAGCGCATTTACCAATGCCGCCAACCGTTTTGTGAATGACGGTGAGCAACGCAACCGTGGCCTTGAATTATCTACATTCGGTCAACCCTTCAGCGGCGTTCGGCTGTTGGGCGGTGTCACCTTTATTGATGCAGAGCAAACCAAAACACTCAATGGTGTCAATGATGGCAAAGATGCCATTGGCGTGCCAAAAATCAACGTAGTCATCAACGGGGAATATGACATTTTTGCCTTCCCTGGCTTAACGTTGACAGGCCGCATTTCTGGCTTTAGCGAAGCGCAAGCCGATGTTAGCAACACACAGAGCATTCCTGGATGGACAACGTTTGATGCAGGTGCCCGTTATGTCACGCAAGTCTCAGGCAACAAAGTGACATTACGTGCAAATATCATGAATCTGTCAGATAAAAGTTATTGGAACTCAGTATCCCGTGGCTTTATCACGATGGGCGCTCCTCGTACAGCACTGATTTCAGCCACCATAGACTTTTAG
- a CDS encoding FecR domain-containing protein, translating to MEELITWSVKLSSGSASVKDEEHFLQWRAQDPIHEAAWQKLHAMEQELGAVPVNKRPIVTQTMALMEKHSRTTKQKQAFKHIGLLTGVAVCTLAFVLEQVGPWHQQTHLATTIGERSTFTLSDGTQLTLNTNTSVDVHYALLKREIVLNTGEIYLETGKDTQGLFGRRSFWVNTKQTKLEAIGTKFSVYQKEENTRLYVTEGIVALHSGKHTPVRAYANESYSAQGTALPMRTESQQEPMAWLDGVIVAKQMRLDELMAELTRYQTLSVRFSSDTAGLQVSGVFQLNRKQPAEHALNTIAQTLPIRVTKQNDHFLIRKK from the coding sequence ATGGAAGAACTGATTACATGGTCAGTAAAACTGAGTTCAGGTTCTGCCAGTGTCAAGGATGAAGAGCACTTTCTGCAATGGCGCGCCCAAGATCCCATCCATGAAGCAGCCTGGCAAAAGTTACATGCCATGGAACAAGAATTAGGGGCTGTTCCAGTCAATAAGAGACCTATCGTTACGCAAACAATGGCGCTCATGGAAAAGCACTCGCGCACAACCAAACAAAAACAGGCGTTCAAACACATTGGACTTTTGACGGGGGTTGCTGTTTGCACACTGGCCTTCGTACTAGAGCAAGTTGGACCTTGGCACCAGCAAACTCATCTGGCGACCACGATTGGTGAACGCTCAACATTCACCCTATCTGATGGCACGCAACTAACGCTCAATACTAATACGAGTGTCGATGTTCATTACGCCTTGCTTAAACGTGAAATCGTATTAAATACAGGAGAAATTTATCTGGAAACAGGCAAAGATACACAAGGCCTTTTCGGCCGACGGTCTTTCTGGGTAAACACAAAACAAACCAAGCTGGAAGCGATTGGCACCAAGTTCTCAGTCTATCAAAAAGAAGAAAATACACGCCTGTATGTCACTGAAGGGATTGTGGCTTTACATAGTGGCAAGCACACGCCGGTGCGCGCCTATGCAAATGAATCATACAGTGCACAAGGCACCGCTTTGCCCATGAGAACAGAATCACAGCAAGAGCCAATGGCTTGGTTAGACGGCGTGATTGTCGCCAAACAAATGCGCTTGGATGAATTGATGGCAGAACTCACCCGCTATCAAACACTGTCCGTTCGCTTTAGTTCGGACACTGCTGGCTTGCAAGTATCAGGTGTCTTCCAGCTCAATAGAAAACAGCCAGCAGAACATGCTTTGAATACGATTGCACAAACTTTACCTATTCGTGTTACAAAACAAAACGATCATTTCCTGATCAGAAAAAAATAA
- a CDS encoding sigma-70 family RNA polymerase sigma factor yields the protein MDASPQQEIHTIYHAHHGWLVGWLKRRLGCIHHANDVAHDTFLRLITKSLSISQVDEPRAFLTTIAHGLMVDQFRRNAVEQAYLQALIHLPETLVPSPEEQMALMEIILQLDQLLNGLKPVIRTVFLLSKLEGLTYQEISSTLGIPLRTIESHMAVALRHVLSMKLS from the coding sequence GTGGATGCCTCACCGCAACAAGAAATTCATACCATCTATCATGCCCATCATGGCTGGTTAGTCGGTTGGCTAAAGCGGCGATTAGGTTGTATACACCATGCCAATGATGTAGCTCATGACACCTTCCTGAGATTAATTACCAAATCCTTAAGCATTTCACAGGTAGATGAACCACGTGCCTTTTTAACTACCATTGCACATGGCCTCATGGTAGATCAGTTTCGGCGCAACGCGGTCGAACAAGCATACCTGCAAGCGCTTATCCACCTGCCAGAAACACTTGTCCCTTCTCCCGAAGAACAGATGGCGCTGATGGAGATCATATTACAGTTAGATCAGTTATTAAATGGGCTCAAGCCTGTCATCCGTACAGTGTTCCTGCTTTCCAAGCTGGAGGGACTGACTTATCAGGAAATCTCATCGACATTGGGAATTCCGTTACGCACCATCGAGAGCCACATGGCCGTCGCGTTACGACATGTACTCAGCATGAAGCTTTCCTGA
- a CDS encoding outer membrane protein assembly factor BamD, giving the protein MLRILPLNTLFTRAFIFIGALALSGCAIFGNPNPLDETKGWSEQRLYAAGQEKMADKNYDKGIEYFQKLEARYPHGVYATQAQLEVAYAYYKKSESVLCLSAIDRFIKLHPNHPNLDYAYYLKGLATFNERGIIEKYTKQEINDRDPKTLRVSFNAFKELVERFPTSRYAKDATQRMIYLVNTLAMHEMHVARYYMQRKAYVAALNRARYVLETYPNSSSVEDALVTLVSAYDAMDLTDLKNDTLRILKTNYPENPMITGKINEDEKIWWKFWESLY; this is encoded by the coding sequence ATGCTTCGCATTTTACCGCTTAACACCCTGTTCACGCGTGCTTTTATTTTTATCGGTGCGCTGGCCTTGAGTGGCTGTGCCATTTTTGGTAACCCCAACCCGCTTGACGAAACCAAAGGCTGGAGCGAACAGCGCCTATACGCTGCGGGCCAGGAAAAGATGGCGGATAAAAACTACGATAAAGGGATCGAGTACTTCCAGAAGCTAGAAGCCCGTTATCCGCACGGCGTTTATGCGACGCAAGCACAACTCGAAGTTGCCTACGCCTATTACAAAAAATCCGAATCGGTGTTGTGTTTATCTGCGATTGACCGTTTTATCAAGTTGCACCCTAATCACCCCAACCTCGACTACGCTTACTATCTCAAAGGCCTGGCAACCTTTAACGAGCGCGGCATCATTGAAAAATACACCAAGCAGGAAATCAACGACCGCGATCCAAAAACCCTGCGCGTCTCGTTTAATGCGTTTAAAGAACTGGTTGAGCGCTTCCCGACCAGCCGTTATGCCAAAGACGCCACCCAGCGTATGATTTACCTAGTGAATACCTTGGCCATGCACGAAATGCATGTGGCACGTTATTACATGCAGCGCAAAGCCTATGTTGCCGCACTGAACCGTGCCCGCTATGTATTGGAAACCTACCCTAACTCAAGCTCGGTGGAAGACGCACTGGTCACGCTGGTGAGTGCCTATGACGCCATGGATTTGACCGACCTCAAAAATGATACTTTGCGTATCTTGAAAACCAATTATCCTGAGAACCCGATGATCACCGGCAAGATCAATGAAGATGAAAAAATCTGGTGGAAGTTCTGGGAAAGTCTGTACTAA
- the rluD gene encoding 23S rRNA pseudouridine(1911/1915/1917) synthase RluD: MPFENMKESTSLHLVVPGSLGGQRLDLALQQMLPDHSRSRLQAWIKEELVLLDGKPTTAKTKVWGGEKLDITPPKNAQENAFEPEDIPLDVVYEDDALIIINKPAGLVVHPAAGNWSGTLLNALLFHWPTLKDIPRAGIVHRLDKDTSGLLVVAKTLEAQTSLVRQLQARTVKREYRAIVWGQLWRNGKVDQPIGRHPHQRVKMAVVRRGKPAVTHYEILERFGTNTYLRCNLETGRTHQIRVHLQHLKAPMVGDPLYGIGNIIPHKMMTPELREVIGNFKRQALHAIKLGLIHPVTNEPMEWQIELADDMRELLEAMRVTEPPEEVPLVDFNVDENGLFMGDDDEDWGDDDVDDAELDDEDWEDEA, from the coding sequence ATGCCGTTTGAAAATATGAAAGAAAGCACCTCCTTACATCTGGTCGTTCCTGGCAGTCTCGGCGGGCAGCGTCTTGATCTGGCTTTGCAGCAAATGTTGCCGGATCATTCTCGTAGCCGTTTGCAGGCCTGGATCAAAGAGGAACTGGTGTTGCTGGATGGCAAGCCAACCACCGCCAAAACCAAGGTCTGGGGCGGTGAGAAACTGGATATCACGCCGCCAAAAAATGCGCAGGAAAACGCATTTGAACCCGAAGATATCCCTTTAGACGTTGTCTATGAAGATGATGCCCTGATTATTATCAACAAGCCAGCCGGCTTGGTGGTGCATCCCGCCGCAGGTAACTGGAGCGGTACTTTACTGAATGCTTTGCTGTTTCACTGGCCGACCTTGAAAGATATCCCGCGCGCAGGCATTGTGCACCGGCTGGACAAAGACACCAGCGGCTTGCTGGTCGTGGCCAAGACGCTGGAAGCGCAGACCAGTCTGGTGCGGCAGTTACAAGCGCGCACGGTCAAGCGAGAGTACCGGGCGATTGTCTGGGGTCAATTGTGGCGCAATGGCAAGGTGGACCAACCCATAGGCCGCCATCCGCATCAGCGCGTCAAAATGGCGGTGGTACGCCGCGGCAAGCCAGCCGTAACGCATTATGAAATTCTGGAGCGCTTTGGCACGAACACTTATTTGCGCTGTAACCTGGAAACCGGTCGTACGCACCAGATTCGTGTGCATCTGCAACATTTGAAAGCGCCCATGGTGGGCGACCCGCTCTATGGCATCGGCAATATTATTCCGCACAAAATGATGACGCCAGAACTGCGTGAAGTCATCGGTAACTTTAAACGCCAGGCATTGCATGCGATCAAGCTGGGGTTGATACATCCGGTCACCAATGAGCCCATGGAGTGGCAAATTGAACTGGCGGATGATATGCGTGAATTGCTGGAAGCCATGCGCGTGACCGAGCCTCCGGAAGAAGTGCCTCTGGTTGACTTTAATGTCGACGAAAATGGCCTGTTTATGGGTGACGACGATGAGGATTGGGGCGACGATGATGTTGATGATGCCGAGTTGGATGATGAAGACTGGGAAGATGAGGCGTAA
- the pgeF gene encoding peptidoglycan editing factor PgeF — protein MAELPLITPDWPAPANVKALQTTRHGGVSMGVYASLNLGDHVKDNPQHVAANRQLLSAYLPSEPVWLNQVHGTRVIDAALSSCLESADASFTSRKQIVCVTMTADCLPILLCDQAGTAVAAVHAGWRSLCDGVIETTVTAMPVQAGQLMVWLGPAIGPDAFEVGAEVRAQFIAKDAQAALAFKPRGDKWVGDLYAIARQRLNALGVTQLYGGGRCTYSEPETFFSFRRDGDTGRMGSFIWLE, from the coding sequence ATGGCTGAGTTGCCATTGATCACACCCGACTGGCCCGCGCCAGCCAATGTTAAAGCCTTGCAGACGACACGACATGGCGGTGTGAGCATGGGCGTCTATGCCAGTCTCAATCTCGGTGACCATGTTAAAGATAATCCGCAACATGTGGCAGCCAACCGGCAATTGCTCAGCGCATACCTGCCTAGTGAGCCAGTATGGCTGAATCAGGTGCACGGCACACGCGTGATTGATGCCGCCTTATCGTCTTGCCTGGAGAGCGCTGATGCCAGTTTTACCAGCCGTAAGCAGATAGTGTGCGTGACAATGACCGCAGATTGCCTCCCAATATTGCTATGCGACCAGGCTGGCACTGCTGTTGCTGCGGTTCATGCTGGTTGGCGCAGCCTGTGTGATGGCGTGATTGAAACTACAGTCACAGCCATGCCCGTACAGGCAGGTCAACTCATGGTCTGGCTGGGGCCTGCCATTGGCCCGGATGCGTTTGAAGTAGGCGCAGAGGTCAGGGCGCAGTTTATTGCCAAAGACGCGCAGGCGGCTTTAGCCTTTAAACCGCGCGGCGACAAGTGGGTAGGGGATTTGTATGCGATTGCCCGGCAGCGCTTGAACGCTTTGGGTGTGACGCAGTTATATGGCGGCGGACGCTGCACTTACAGCGAGCCGGAAACTTTTTTCAGCTTCCGACGGGATGGCGATACCGGCCGTATGGGCAGCTTTATCTGGCTGGAATAA
- a CDS encoding HAD family hydrolase, which yields MKQHLIFDLDGTLIDSAPSILHCFGLAFSSTNTPLAAPLTQDVIGPPLMETLKRLSGSEDTTLLNTLAAAFKQHYDTTGFQQSAVFEGVASMLQQLQAQGYHLYIATNKRYFPTEKIMAHLGWDGLFMGVYALDYFQPALKSKAEMIGRVVTEHGLSVTDCLYIGDRLEDGQSADANQMDFALVSWGYAGDVAQCKPYWYRCAQVEALPGLVATL from the coding sequence ATGAAACAGCATTTAATTTTTGATTTAGACGGTACATTGATTGACTCCGCGCCCAGCATTTTGCATTGCTTTGGTCTGGCATTTAGCAGCACCAATACGCCATTGGCTGCACCGTTAACGCAAGATGTGATTGGGCCGCCGTTGATGGAAACCTTAAAGCGGCTTTCTGGAAGTGAAGATACCACGTTGCTGAACACCTTGGCAGCGGCCTTCAAGCAGCATTACGACACCACCGGTTTTCAGCAGTCCGCGGTGTTTGAAGGCGTCGCAAGCATGTTGCAACAATTGCAGGCGCAAGGCTACCATCTTTATATCGCGACCAACAAACGCTATTTCCCCACCGAGAAAATCATGGCACATCTGGGATGGGACGGATTGTTTATGGGTGTCTATGCGCTGGATTACTTTCAGCCAGCGCTGAAGTCCAAGGCCGAGATGATAGGACGGGTGGTGACTGAGCATGGTCTGTCCGTTACCGACTGCTTATATATCGGTGACCGTCTGGAAGACGGCCAGTCAGCCGATGCCAACCAGATGGACTTTGCCCTCGTCAGTTGGGGGTATGCCGGAGATGTCGCACAGTGCAAACCGTATTGGTATCGCTGCGCACAAGTAGAAGCCTTGCCTGGCCTGGTTGCAACGCTTTAG
- a CDS encoding ZIP family metal transporter codes for MTALTTFFSDMTPFSAMVLACLLGGVLSVCVAALFALNARKQWVPLLVSYAIGALLAAVFLEILPHAIETSPNVEAMTATMLFGVLLFFTLEKLVLWRHCHGEHCEMHAMHDEAHCPELHPEQQVTKKPQGVIKFKLPQAVPTQMLAHHHHAHAHDDGRSGLMIMIGDTFHNFVDGILICAAFMVDMQVGLVTALAIIAHEIPQEVGDFLILLHSGYSKQKAFLFNIASSLATLAGGLLAYLGLNLVEQWVPYILSLAAASMLYVAVADLIPGLHKRTALRDTLSQLLLIVLGVASVALTKWLVEG; via the coding sequence ATGACTGCCTTGACCACTTTTTTTTCTGACATGACTCCCTTCAGCGCGATGGTGCTGGCCTGTTTGCTCGGCGGAGTCTTAAGCGTGTGTGTGGCGGCCTTGTTTGCGCTCAATGCGCGTAAGCAATGGGTGCCATTGCTGGTGAGTTATGCGATTGGTGCCTTGCTGGCGGCCGTGTTTCTCGAGATTTTACCGCACGCCATTGAAACCAGCCCTAATGTAGAAGCCATGACAGCGACCATGCTGTTCGGGGTGTTACTGTTTTTTACACTGGAAAAACTGGTGTTATGGCGTCACTGTCATGGTGAGCACTGCGAAATGCATGCGATGCATGATGAGGCGCATTGCCCGGAACTGCACCCGGAACAGCAGGTGACCAAAAAACCGCAGGGGGTCATCAAGTTCAAGCTACCGCAAGCAGTACCGACACAAATGCTGGCACACCATCATCATGCACATGCGCACGACGATGGACGTAGTGGTCTGATGATCATGATTGGCGATACTTTTCACAATTTTGTCGACGGTATCCTGATTTGCGCTGCGTTTATGGTCGATATGCAAGTAGGACTCGTGACTGCACTGGCCATCATTGCGCATGAGATTCCGCAAGAGGTCGGGGATTTCCTGATTTTGCTTCACTCTGGCTACAGCAAGCAAAAAGCATTTTTATTCAATATCGCCTCCAGTCTGGCCACACTGGCAGGTGGCCTGCTTGCTTACCTGGGGTTGAATCTAGTGGAGCAATGGGTGCCTTATATTCTGAGCCTGGCCGCGGCGAGTATGTTGTACGTTGCGGTGGCTGATTTGATTCCTGGGTTACATAAACGCACGGCATTACGCGATACCCTGAGTCAGTTATTGTTAATTGTATTGGGCGTCGCCTCTGTCGCCCTGACCAAGTGGTTGGTAGAAGGTTAA